The following are encoded in a window of Chloracidobacterium sp. genomic DNA:
- a CDS encoding tetratricopeptide repeat protein, which translates to MRCLQPSLWCLGLLGWLFWVGQGPVSASSVRLLEVETPPTAASEAFERLRAAGFDALYNLDYRRARAAFEELTRLDPTHPAGYLDIANCMWAEKLYRLRRLQATTYAGTSFFADTTEIFDRDFDQRYREAIALVIRVADARLKTNPRDTVALYYKGAAHGLLGAYEATITRAFLAALSHSNQAVALHREVLKLAPDYTDANLSIGLYNYVMGSLPLPVKILAALGGVRGSKKRGLALVVKVADEGRTAREVARLLLIALYKREKRYAEALPYLEAFARQYPANYVARLELADTLVRLGRTDEGIALFEQLVREPSASAYRDAIHYQLADVLITVGRIDAALPHLRAVTTLTGANPDLVTLAQLRLGEAHDAAGRRAEAVAAYQAVLRRRNVFDAHARAQAHLKKPYTLATPDTTAPTVEE; encoded by the coding sequence ATGCGTTGTTTGCAGCCGTCGCTTTGGTGCTTAGGCCTACTTGGTTGGCTGTTTTGGGTTGGGCAAGGGCCGGTTTCGGCGTCGTCGGTGCGGCTCTTGGAGGTTGAGACGCCGCCCACTGCCGCATCGGAGGCCTTTGAGCGTTTGCGCGCCGCCGGTTTTGACGCACTCTACAACCTTGACTACCGCCGTGCGCGCGCCGCGTTTGAAGAACTCACCCGGCTCGACCCAACCCACCCGGCCGGCTACCTCGACATCGCCAACTGTATGTGGGCTGAGAAACTCTACCGGCTACGCCGCCTACAGGCCACGACATACGCCGGAACGTCCTTTTTCGCCGATACGACAGAAATCTTCGACCGTGATTTCGATCAACGCTACCGAGAAGCCATTGCGCTGGTCATACGAGTCGCCGACGCCCGGCTCAAAACCAACCCGCGCGATACGGTGGCCTTGTACTACAAAGGCGCAGCCCATGGTCTGCTTGGGGCTTATGAAGCCACCATCACCCGCGCCTTTCTCGCGGCGCTTAGTCACAGCAACCAGGCGGTCGCCCTGCATCGCGAGGTGCTCAAACTTGCCCCCGACTACACCGACGCCAACCTTTCCATCGGGCTGTACAACTACGTCATGGGGTCGTTGCCGCTGCCGGTCAAAATCCTTGCGGCGCTGGGCGGTGTTCGCGGTTCGAAGAAGCGCGGGCTTGCATTGGTTGTCAAAGTCGCCGACGAAGGGCGTACGGCGCGTGAAGTAGCACGACTTCTGTTGATCGCGCTCTACAAACGCGAGAAACGATACGCGGAGGCGCTCCCCTATCTGGAAGCTTTTGCGCGCCAGTATCCGGCCAACTATGTAGCGCGCCTCGAACTGGCGGACACCTTGGTGCGTCTGGGGCGAACGGATGAGGGCATCGCGCTTTTTGAGCAACTGGTCCGGGAGCCGTCCGCCAGCGCTTACCGAGACGCCATTCATTATCAACTCGCGGATGTCCTCATCACCGTTGGGCGCATTGACGCCGCCCTGCCGCACCTGCGCGCCGTCACAACATTGACTGGCGCAAACCCCGATTTGGTGACGCTGGCGCAGTTGCGGCTGGGTGAGGCGCATGACGCCGCCGGCCGCCGCGCCGAGGCGGTTGCCGCCTATCAGGCGGTTCTTCGGCGGCGCAACGTCTTCGACGCTCACGCACGGGCTCAAGCCCACCTGAAAAAGCCCTACACCCTGGCTACGCCAGACACTACCGCGCCTACAGTGGAAGAATAA
- a CDS encoding carboxypeptidase-like regulatory domain-containing protein yields MNLSAPQRRASIRLLVGLWLMLQLFSLWQGEPAQAQTTTGTILGTVIQRDATPVSGAIVRIINKLNGLTRTARTDANGVYRFDLILPGLYDIRAQAEGFRENAIENFVVEVNREKIIQPPPIILEPPTAPAPAPPAPTPTPGAPPPPTPGTTQANIADPALRGSATAEFILALPLRGIRNFDTFALLSPGVAPPPAFFGVSGPGIGPNVGGGDFVVNGVRARGNNFTIDGADNNDQEVGGRRRGYVATAPQTIESLREFQITTLLADAESGRNGGGQINVVSRTGENEFHGNFYSFFNDARLNARDPFDFRAGSVRIGKPAFTRHQSGGTLGGPLRRNRWHFFTAFERIGVNRTQATHFAVPTAAERAAALAIGQPQSLLGRDLLDLYPLPNNPLGPHGGNTLTQFLAGNSAATLFSIRSDYQFEPFGRPTLFTARYNLSDDRGRLPNVGDAINSGVDSHTRTHNVALDFTTRFSDQFSNQLRLSYGRQRLGFDELPSSPFIFQTRSIGVDLTGDGRPDGRSGPVGRVVALPYSSIGVDPSIFPQGRVTNTIHVADTFIWNHGPGTLKAGADIRVIRSNSFADLNYRLTLSFAPNIVITPTGSPRYASGIDFVGLGLPSDIRQTFVQDPNSTLGLQTTEYNVFVSETLRLGSRVVVRGGGRYELNTVPETADGRLRRRLAVRPEDFPVAPTDQPRTAAFFAALNNYRAFVNGRRGIYDPARTNVAGRAGLAWDVFGDGRTAVRAGYGMFFDIIPLTIVGQSRNLFPNSTQANFRSGIVFPDILRSNPAIFLGPSGGGTCGGRVPGLPAATSEQTSSPTAAGCVPIIVGSPAVFLGDLFDRRNFALAFTLPRRNMQVARVQQVSLSIEQVIADRLTATVAYVGTFGGNIIRPGTPNGGPLTPLYYVQAGPGRPFDEVIVLQRRNDNRAGAISGFSTDTDATYHALQISVRQRYASGLAFQSAYTWSHAIDSISDLFDTAGNANRSQSELDLPNITRLERGSASFDIRHRFTTAVQYDLPWGASNRWLGGFQVSGIVTLQTGQPFTVITGLDTNRDGNRTDRLATTQGLIVRNRGAQRLALAPGVNPLSLTAFSLTQPGEGVVGRNTFRAPGVALVDAAVTKRFAFSERYALLLRVEAFNLFNRSHFGTPVRILEAPAFGRAVATAVPPRQMQFAMKFQF; encoded by the coding sequence ATGAACCTAAGCGCACCGCAACGCCGAGCGTCCATCCGGCTGTTAGTCGGATTGTGGCTCATGCTGCAACTTTTCAGCTTGTGGCAGGGTGAGCCGGCGCAAGCCCAAACCACCACCGGCACCATTCTCGGTACGGTCATTCAGCGCGACGCCACGCCGGTGTCCGGCGCTATTGTTCGCATTATCAACAAACTCAACGGCCTGACCCGGACGGCGCGCACCGACGCCAACGGCGTCTATCGTTTTGACCTAATTTTGCCGGGCCTGTATGACATCCGTGCGCAAGCCGAGGGGTTCCGCGAGAACGCCATCGAAAACTTCGTTGTAGAAGTTAACCGCGAGAAAATCATCCAACCGCCACCCATTATCCTAGAGCCGCCGACGGCGCCTGCGCCTGCGCCGCCGGCCCCGACGCCAACGCCGGGCGCGCCGCCGCCGCCTACGCCGGGGACGACGCAGGCGAATATCGCCGACCCTGCATTGCGCGGGAGCGCCACGGCAGAGTTTATTTTGGCCCTGCCTCTGCGCGGGATACGCAACTTTGACACCTTTGCGCTGCTATCGCCGGGCGTCGCCCCGCCCCCGGCCTTCTTCGGCGTGAGCGGCCCTGGCATTGGCCCGAACGTGGGCGGCGGCGATTTTGTGGTCAATGGCGTCCGGGCGCGCGGCAACAACTTCACGATTGACGGCGCGGATAACAACGATCAGGAAGTCGGCGGCCGGCGACGCGGCTACGTAGCGACCGCTCCCCAGACGATTGAAAGCTTGCGTGAGTTTCAGATCACGACGCTGCTGGCCGACGCCGAAAGCGGGCGCAACGGCGGCGGACAAATCAATGTCGTGTCGCGCACCGGCGAAAATGAGTTTCATGGCAACTTTTATTCGTTTTTCAACGACGCGCGGCTAAACGCACGCGATCCGTTTGACTTCCGCGCCGGTTCGGTGCGAATCGGCAAACCAGCTTTTACTCGTCACCAGTCAGGGGGAACGCTGGGCGGGCCACTGCGGCGCAACCGCTGGCACTTCTTCACGGCTTTTGAACGCATCGGCGTCAATCGTACGCAGGCGACGCATTTCGCCGTGCCCACTGCTGCTGAACGCGCGGCGGCGCTGGCAATTGGCCAGCCTCAAAGCCTGCTTGGACGCGATTTACTTGACCTCTACCCGCTGCCGAACAATCCCCTTGGGCCGCACGGCGGCAACACGCTGACGCAGTTTTTGGCGGGCAACAGCGCAGCAACGCTGTTTTCCATCCGCAGCGACTACCAGTTTGAGCCGTTCGGCCGCCCGACGCTCTTCACGGCGCGCTACAACCTCAGCGACGACCGGGGACGCCTTCCCAACGTCGGCGACGCCATCAACTCCGGGGTGGACTCGCATACGCGAACCCACAACGTCGCGCTGGATTTCACAACGCGCTTCTCCGACCAATTCTCAAACCAGCTGCGACTCTCCTACGGCCGCCAACGGTTGGGCTTTGACGAACTTCCGAGCAGTCCATTCATCTTCCAAACCCGCTCGATTGGCGTGGACCTGACCGGCGACGGGCGTCCCGATGGCCGCAGCGGCCCGGTGGGGCGTGTGGTCGCCCTACCCTACAGCAGCATCGGCGTTGATCCGAGTATTTTCCCGCAGGGGCGCGTCACCAACACCATCCACGTCGCGGATACTTTCATCTGGAATCACGGCCCCGGAACGCTCAAAGCCGGCGCGGACATCCGCGTGATTCGCTCCAACAGCTTCGCCGATCTCAACTACCGGCTGACGCTAAGCTTTGCGCCGAACATTGTCATCACGCCTACCGGCTCGCCACGTTACGCCAGCGGGATTGACTTTGTTGGCCTGGGATTGCCGTCTGACATCCGGCAGACATTCGTGCAGGACCCAAACTCCACTTTGGGCTTGCAAACGACGGAGTACAACGTTTTTGTGAGCGAGACGCTACGGCTCGGTTCGCGCGTCGTCGTCCGGGGCGGCGGTCGGTATGAGCTTAACACCGTGCCGGAAACCGCCGACGGACGGTTGCGCCGCCGGCTCGCCGTCCGTCCGGAAGACTTCCCCGTCGCGCCGACTGACCAACCCCGCACCGCAGCGTTCTTTGCGGCGCTGAACAACTACCGGGCATTCGTTAACGGACGGCGCGGTATATATGACCCGGCGCGCACCAACGTCGCCGGCCGCGCCGGGTTGGCGTGGGATGTTTTCGGGGACGGTCGTACGGCGGTGCGCGCCGGATACGGCATGTTTTTTGACATCATCCCCCTGACGATCGTCGGACAGTCGCGCAACCTGTTTCCCAATAGCACGCAGGCCAATTTCCGGTCAGGAATTGTTTTCCCCGACATTTTGCGCTCCAATCCGGCGATCTTCTTGGGGCCGTCCGGCGGCGGTACCTGCGGCGGGCGCGTGCCGGGACTGCCCGCTGCGACGAGTGAGCAAACCTCATCGCCGACAGCGGCAGGCTGCGTACCAATCATTGTCGGCTCACCGGCTGTGTTTCTGGGCGACTTGTTTGACCGCCGGAATTTCGCGCTGGCTTTCACCCTGCCGCGCCGCAACATGCAGGTGGCGCGGGTACAGCAGGTGTCGCTCTCTATCGAGCAGGTCATTGCCGACCGATTGACGGCGACGGTAGCGTATGTCGGCACATTCGGTGGGAACATCATTCGTCCCGGCACGCCCAACGGCGGGCCGCTGACGCCGCTTTACTATGTTCAGGCTGGGCCGGGACGGCCGTTTGACGAAGTCATCGTTCTTCAGCGCCGCAACGACAACCGCGCCGGCGCGATTTCAGGGTTTTCAACGGACACGGACGCCACCTACCACGCCCTCCAAATCAGCGTTCGGCAGCGGTACGCCTCCGGACTGGCGTTCCAGTCAGCCTACACGTGGTCGCATGCGATTGACAGCATTTCCGACCTCTTTGATACCGCTGGCAACGCCAATCGGTCGCAGAGCGAGTTGGACCTTCCCAACATCACCCGCTTGGAGCGCGGCAGCGCCTCATTTGACATCCGGCATCGGTTTACAACAGCCGTGCAGTACGACCTGCCGTGGGGGGCGTCCAACCGCTGGCTGGGAGGCTTTCAGGTGTCGGGGATTGTGACGCTCCAGACCGGACAGCCCTTCACGGTCATTACGGGACTGGACACCAACCGCGACGGCAACCGCACCGACCGGCTAGCGACGACGCAGGGTTTGATTGTACGCAACCGTGGGGCGCAGCGGCTGGCCCTTGCGCCCGGCGTGAATCCGCTTTCATTGACGGCCTTTAGCCTGACGCAACCGGGCGAGGGCGTCGTCGGACGGAATACATTTCGCGCGCCGGGCGTGGCGTTGGTGGACGCCGCCGTCACCAAACGCTTCGCCTTCTCGGAACGGTACGCACTGCTGCTGCGCGTGGAGGCGTTCAATCTCTTCAACCGCAGCCACTTTGGGACGCCGGTGCGCATTCTGGAAGCCCCGGCTTTCGGCCGCGCCGTAGCGACGGCCGTCCCACCACGGCAGATGCAATTCGCCATGAAGTTTCAGTTTTAG
- a CDS encoding ATP-binding protein encodes MSSDSPLTILVVEDDAAQRRLLKLFLEQHGYRVLSAAGVAEALAYGRDGLPDALLLDAMLPDGSGMEVCRQIRLLPAGETLPILLMTAYDFESALDEAFAAGATDFIAKPINLQVLARRLHHLIRSAQSEVRRRAQERQYRTLVEALPDMVVRGRRDGVLTYLKPGETCPPEMFELTLNHDTQIADVLPPEGAAAIQKAIECLRGESQQVVEYRAQCQGRWCDFEARVIPDGDEAFVAIIRDVTERKTTERLREDFTAMVAHDIRSPLTAMQMALDFFEQRDAYTDATLREMMTVARQGLDKVLRLAGDLLELFRANQTGMTLLKGVVFPNLLLRRCLNEIALQAQNKGITLAVELPEDLPPFVGDGPKLERVFSNLLSNAVKFTPEGGRITVCGATDGGWVVVSIADTGPGIPPEFQAAIFEPYRQRARRSSLGFGLGLAIVKRIVTAHRGSIAVESVVGQGTTFTVRLPLQLG; translated from the coding sequence ATGTCATCAGACTCGCCTCTTACGATCTTGGTTGTTGAGGATGACGCCGCTCAGCGACGACTGCTCAAACTCTTTTTAGAGCAACATGGGTATCGTGTTTTGAGCGCGGCCGGCGTTGCGGAAGCTTTGGCGTACGGGCGGGATGGATTGCCGGATGCGTTGTTGCTCGATGCTATGCTCCCTGACGGCTCTGGAATGGAGGTCTGTCGCCAAATCCGGCTTCTACCGGCTGGTGAAACGTTGCCGATTTTGCTGATGACCGCCTATGACTTTGAATCGGCTCTCGACGAAGCTTTTGCGGCCGGCGCGACGGATTTCATCGCCAAACCCATCAATCTTCAGGTGCTTGCTCGTCGCCTGCACCATCTGATTCGTTCGGCGCAAAGCGAAGTCAGACGCCGTGCGCAGGAGCGACAGTATCGCACGCTGGTGGAAGCCCTGCCGGATATGGTTGTTCGTGGGCGGCGCGACGGCGTGTTGACCTATCTCAAGCCCGGTGAAACTTGTCCACCGGAGATGTTCGAACTGACGCTGAACCACGACACGCAGATAGCCGACGTCCTGCCTCCGGAGGGCGCCGCCGCGATTCAAAAAGCCATCGAGTGCTTGCGAGGCGAATCCCAGCAGGTTGTTGAATATCGCGCGCAGTGTCAGGGGAGATGGTGTGATTTCGAAGCGCGGGTCATTCCAGATGGAGACGAAGCGTTTGTAGCGATTATCCGGGATGTCACGGAGCGCAAAACGACGGAACGCCTGCGCGAAGACTTCACGGCGATGGTGGCGCACGACATCCGCTCGCCCCTGACGGCGATGCAGATGGCGCTGGACTTTTTCGAGCAGCGTGACGCCTACACCGACGCTACGCTCCGGGAAATGATGACGGTCGCCCGGCAAGGTCTCGACAAAGTCTTGCGCTTAGCCGGCGATCTTCTGGAACTGTTCCGCGCCAACCAGACCGGTATGACGTTGCTGAAAGGCGTCGTGTTTCCAAACCTGCTGTTGCGACGCTGCCTGAACGAAATCGCCCTTCAGGCGCAAAACAAGGGCATTACATTGGCGGTGGAGCTGCCTGAGGACTTGCCCCCGTTTGTCGGCGACGGCCCGAAACTGGAGCGGGTGTTTTCCAATCTGCTCTCCAACGCCGTCAAGTTCACTCCGGAGGGCGGGCGCATCACGGTGTGCGGCGCGACGGACGGCGGGTGGGTCGTTGTAAGCATCGCCGACACCGGGCCCGGCATCCCGCCGGAATTTCAGGCGGCGATATTTGAACCCTACCGTCAGAGAGCCAGGCGCAGCAGCCTTGGTTTTGGTCTGGGCCTTGCCATTGTCAAGCGGATTGTGACGGCGCACCGTGGCAGTATCGCCGTGGAAAGTGTGGTGGGGCAGGGAACAACCTTTACGGTGCGCCTGCCCCTGCAACTTGGCTAA